A window of Chitinophaga sp. MM2321 contains these coding sequences:
- a CDS encoding sulfatase, with protein sequence MNILSKIAGCILLFTAANSYAQQQPNIIFIFSDDHAYQTISAYGSKLAQTPNIDRIANQGVRFRNALVTNSICGPSRATLLTGKYSHINGYTLNEKKFNVGQQLFPRMLQQHGYQTAWIGKWHLGNLPDGFDYWRILKGQGQYYNPDIIGPKDTTQVEGYVTNIITQFSVDWLNNRDKSKPFFLVVGEKATHREWLPDLQDLGAYDDKDFPLPPTFHDDYKNRVAAQNQDMTIDKTMRLRDDLKVHANYEQKGIYGRFTPEQKKVFKAYYEDKISKEFDEKHLSGDSLVQWKYQRYLKDYLATARSLDRNIGQLLDYLDKNGLAENTVVVYASDQGFYMGEHGWFDKRFMYEESLRTPFLIKYPGVTKPGTTVDQLMLNIDWAPTFLQIAGVPVPADIQGTSFLPLLKENPEKVNWRKSAYYHYYEFPQPHHVYPHFGIRTERYTLIRFYGPSDSWELYDLQKDPHEINNRYGSKGAEKITASLKKELKKLILQYKDTEALKILEEK encoded by the coding sequence ATGAATATTTTAAGCAAAATAGCAGGGTGCATCCTGCTATTCACCGCTGCTAACAGCTACGCGCAGCAGCAACCAAATATCATTTTCATCTTCTCCGACGACCATGCTTACCAGACCATCAGCGCCTACGGCAGCAAACTGGCACAAACACCCAATATCGACCGCATTGCCAACCAGGGCGTGCGCTTCAGAAACGCGCTGGTCACCAATTCTATCTGCGGCCCCAGCAGGGCTACACTGCTGACGGGTAAGTATAGTCACATTAACGGCTATACGCTCAATGAAAAGAAGTTTAATGTAGGACAGCAGCTCTTCCCGCGCATGCTGCAACAACATGGCTATCAGACCGCCTGGATCGGCAAGTGGCATCTTGGCAACCTTCCCGATGGTTTCGACTACTGGCGCATCCTAAAGGGACAAGGACAATACTATAACCCGGATATCATCGGCCCCAAAGACACCACCCAGGTGGAAGGCTATGTTACCAATATCATCACACAATTTTCTGTAGACTGGCTCAACAACAGAGACAAGTCCAAACCATTTTTTCTGGTAGTAGGCGAAAAAGCCACCCACCGCGAATGGCTACCAGACCTGCAGGATCTCGGCGCCTACGACGATAAAGACTTTCCCCTGCCACCCACCTTCCACGATGACTACAAAAACAGGGTCGCTGCACAAAACCAGGACATGACAATCGACAAAACCATGCGCCTGAGAGACGACCTGAAAGTACATGCCAACTATGAACAGAAAGGCATCTACGGCCGCTTTACACCCGAACAGAAAAAAGTATTCAAAGCATATTACGAAGACAAGATCAGCAAGGAATTTGATGAAAAGCACCTCAGCGGCGACTCCCTCGTACAATGGAAATACCAACGCTACCTGAAAGACTACCTCGCCACTGCCCGCTCACTCGACCGGAACATCGGTCAGTTACTGGACTATCTCGACAAAAACGGCCTCGCTGAAAACACCGTAGTAGTATACGCCTCCGATCAGGGCTTCTACATGGGCGAACACGGCTGGTTCGATAAACGTTTCATGTACGAAGAATCATTACGCACACCCTTCCTGATCAAATATCCCGGCGTTACCAAACCCGGTACCACAGTAGATCAGCTCATGCTGAATATAGACTGGGCGCCTACATTCCTGCAAATAGCAGGCGTACCAGTACCTGCTGATATTCAGGGCACCTCTTTCCTCCCCTTGCTGAAAGAAAATCCTGAAAAAGTAAACTGGAGAAAATCTGCCTACTATCACTACTACGAATTTCCACAACCACATCATGTATATCCGCACTTTGGTATCCGCACAGAAAGGTATACCCTCATAAGGTTCTACGGTCCGTCAGACAGCTGGGAACTGTACGACCTGCAAAAAGATCCGCATGAAATCAACAACCGCTATGGCAGCAAAGGCGCTGAAAAGATCACTGCCAGTTTAAAAAAGGAATTGAAAAAACTGATCCTTCAGTACAAAGACACGGAGGCATTAAAAATACTGGAAGAAAAATAA